A genomic region of Noviherbaspirillum sp. L7-7A contains the following coding sequences:
- a CDS encoding YchJ family metal-binding protein → MKQRGASTACPCGGGHYDSCCGRWHRGAPAPTAAELMRSRYSAYALGLFDYLAATWHPRTRPPLAELQDDGTARWLGLELRAAEEHGDEATVEFVARYKTGGRAHRLHEVSRFLREQGRWFYLDGTFPERQA, encoded by the coding sequence ATGAAGCAGCGCGGCGCATCGACGGCATGCCCCTGCGGCGGCGGGCACTATGACAGCTGCTGCGGCCGCTGGCATCGCGGCGCGCCGGCGCCAACGGCGGCCGAGCTGATGCGCTCGCGCTACAGCGCCTATGCGCTGGGCCTCTTTGACTATCTCGCGGCGACCTGGCATCCGCGCACCCGGCCGCCGCTGGCCGAGCTGCAGGACGACGGCACGGCCCGCTGGCTGGGGCTGGAACTGCGGGCGGCCGAGGAACACGGGGACGAGGCGACGGTCGAATTCGTCGCCCGCTACAAGACCGGCGGACGCGCCCACCGCCTGCATGAAGTCAGCCGCTTTCTGCGCGAACAAGGGCGCTGGTTTTACCTTGACGGCACTTTTCCAGAAAGGCAGGCATGA
- a CDS encoding SDR family oxidoreductase, protein MPAALVMGASRGIGRELARQLLAAGWQVHATARTDAGLAELRAAGAVPLQLDVTRPESLAGLGWQLDGARLDLAVYVAGIYGPSRQAATAPPTQADFDAVMHANVLGAMQALPLVAPMVEEAAGRFVVISSGMGSIGEAESSHGWIYRASKAALNMAVRSAAFDYPKATLLAMCPGWVRTDMGGENAALAVEDSVAGMLKVILARGVEDSGSFWNHAGRQVGW, encoded by the coding sequence ATGCCAGCCGCACTGGTCATGGGCGCCTCGCGCGGCATCGGCCGGGAACTGGCGCGCCAGTTGCTGGCCGCCGGCTGGCAGGTGCATGCCACCGCCCGCACGGATGCGGGGCTGGCGGAGCTGCGGGCGGCCGGTGCAGTGCCCCTGCAGCTCGATGTCACCCGGCCGGAGTCATTGGCCGGCCTGGGCTGGCAGCTGGATGGCGCCAGGCTGGATCTTGCGGTGTATGTGGCCGGGATCTACGGTCCTTCCCGCCAGGCCGCGACCGCGCCGCCGACCCAGGCCGACTTTGATGCGGTCATGCATGCCAACGTACTGGGCGCGATGCAGGCCCTGCCGCTGGTGGCGCCGATGGTGGAGGAAGCCGCTGGCCGCTTCGTTGTCATCAGCAGCGGCATGGGCAGCATCGGCGAAGCCGAGAGCAGCCACGGCTGGATTTACCGTGCTTCGAAGGCCGCGCTGAACATGGCGGTCAGGAGCGCGGCGTTTGATTATCCGAAGGCGACGCTGCTGGCGATGTGTCCGGGTTGGGTGCGGACCGACATGGGTGGGGAGAATGCCGCGCTGGCGGTGGAGGATAGTGTGGCGGGGATGTTGAAGGTGATACTGGCGCGGGGTGTGGAAGATAGCGGGAGCTTCTGGAATCATGCCGGGAGGCAGGTGGGGTGGTGA
- the bioB gene encoding biotin synthase BioB, protein MSAQPITFHACPKPIAADTWPVDAVLALFDLPFNELMLRAQQIHREHFDPAEVELATLLSIKTGGCPEDCGYCPQAARYDTGVTAQKILPLDTVLEAARAAKAEGATRFCMGAAWREPKDRDLDHVEEMVREVKALGMETCVTLGMLAEHQAQRLKDAGLDYYNHNLDTAPEFYENIISTRDYQDRLDTLGRVRGAGIKVCSGGIVGMGETRLQRAGLIAQLANMEPYPESVPINHLVQVPGTPLYGQDALDPLEFVRTIAVARITMPRARVRLSAGRRQLGDAVQAMCFMAGANSIFYGDKLLVTGNPEVEEDRALLERLGLKAKHAHTDARCEVTQAAAQ, encoded by the coding sequence ATGTCGGCTCAACCGATTACCTTCCACGCCTGCCCCAAACCCATTGCCGCCGACACCTGGCCGGTAGACGCCGTGCTGGCCCTGTTCGACCTGCCGTTCAACGAGCTGATGCTGCGCGCCCAGCAGATCCATCGCGAGCATTTCGATCCGGCTGAAGTGGAACTGGCCACGCTGCTGTCGATCAAGACCGGCGGCTGCCCGGAAGACTGCGGCTATTGCCCGCAGGCGGCGCGCTACGACACCGGCGTGACCGCGCAGAAGATCCTGCCGCTGGACACGGTGCTGGAAGCCGCTCGGGCGGCGAAGGCCGAAGGCGCGACCCGCTTCTGCATGGGCGCGGCCTGGCGCGAGCCCAAGGACCGCGACCTCGACCATGTCGAGGAAATGGTGCGCGAGGTCAAGGCGCTGGGGATGGAGACCTGCGTCACGCTGGGCATGCTGGCCGAGCACCAGGCCCAGCGTTTGAAGGACGCCGGCCTGGACTACTACAACCACAATCTCGACACCGCGCCCGAGTTCTATGAAAACATCATCAGCACCCGCGACTACCAGGACCGCCTGGACACGCTGGGCCGGGTGCGCGGCGCCGGCATCAAGGTCTGCAGCGGCGGCATCGTCGGCATGGGCGAGACCCGGCTGCAGCGCGCCGGCCTGATTGCGCAGCTGGCCAACATGGAACCGTATCCGGAATCGGTGCCGATCAACCACCTGGTGCAGGTACCGGGCACGCCGCTGTATGGTCAGGATGCGCTGGACCCGCTGGAATTCGTGCGCACCATCGCGGTGGCCCGCATCACCATGCCCAGGGCGCGGGTGCGGCTGTCGGCCGGCCGCCGCCAGCTTGGCGACGCGGTGCAGGCCATGTGCTTCATGGCCGGCGCCAATTCCATCTTCTACGGCGACAAGCTGCTGGTAACGGGCAACCCGGAAGTGGAGGAAGACCGCGCGCTGCTGGAGCGGCTGGGCCTGAAGGCCAAACATGCGCATACCGATGCGCGCTGCGAAGTCACGCAAGCTGCGGCACAGTAA
- a CDS encoding acyl-CoA dehydrogenase family protein has translation MVLSEQHQMIRDALRTFSRERLAPNAARWDREHHFPKEELKELAALGAFGVAVPEELGGAGLDYVALALVLEEIAAGDGGSSTVISVNNCPVCSIAMMYASPAQQQQWLRPLAQGEMLGAFCLTEPHAGSDASSLKTTAVRDGDHYVLNGVKQFITSGKHADVAIVMAVTDREAGKKGISAFWVPTSTPGYIVARLEEKMGQHSSDTAQIIFENCRVPAQNLIGEEGMGYRIALSGLEGGRIGIASQAVGMARAAFEAALAYAKDRTSFGQTLFEHQAVQFRLADMATQIEAARQMILHAASMKDAGLPCLKEAAMAKLFATEMAERVCSDAIQVHGGYGYVSDFPVERIYRDVRVCQIYEGTSDIQKILIARALG, from the coding sequence ATGGTCCTATCAGAACAGCACCAGATGATCCGCGATGCGCTCCGCACCTTCTCCCGCGAGCGGCTCGCCCCGAACGCCGCGCGCTGGGATCGCGAGCATCATTTTCCAAAGGAAGAGCTGAAGGAACTCGCCGCCCTCGGCGCCTTCGGGGTCGCGGTACCCGAGGAACTGGGCGGCGCGGGACTGGACTATGTCGCGCTGGCACTGGTGCTGGAGGAGATCGCCGCCGGCGATGGCGGAAGCTCCACCGTGATCTCGGTGAATAACTGCCCGGTGTGCAGCATCGCCATGATGTATGCCAGCCCAGCCCAGCAGCAACAGTGGCTGCGCCCGCTGGCGCAGGGCGAGATGCTGGGTGCGTTCTGCCTGACCGAGCCGCATGCCGGCAGCGATGCGTCGTCGCTGAAGACCACAGCCGTGCGCGATGGCGACCATTACGTGCTCAACGGCGTGAAGCAATTCATCACCAGCGGCAAGCATGCCGATGTCGCCATCGTGATGGCCGTGACGGACAGGGAGGCGGGGAAGAAGGGCATCAGCGCATTCTGGGTGCCGACTTCCACGCCCGGCTATATCGTGGCGCGGCTGGAAGAGAAGATGGGCCAGCACTCCTCCGACACCGCGCAGATCATCTTCGAGAACTGCCGGGTGCCGGCGCAGAACCTGATCGGCGAGGAAGGCATGGGCTATCGCATTGCCCTGTCCGGCCTGGAAGGCGGCCGCATCGGCATTGCCTCCCAGGCGGTCGGCATGGCGCGCGCGGCGTTCGAGGCGGCGTTGGCGTATGCAAAGGATCGCACCAGCTTCGGCCAGACGCTGTTCGAGCACCAGGCGGTGCAGTTCCGGCTGGCCGACATGGCCACGCAGATCGAGGCGGCGCGGCAGATGATCCTGCATGCGGCCAGCATGAAGGATGCCGGGCTGCCCTGCCTGAAGGAGGCGGCCATGGCCAAGCTGTTTGCCACCGAGATGGCCGAGCGTGTCTGCTCGGATGCGATCCAGGTGCATGGCGGCTACGGCTATGTCAGCGATTTCCCGGTCGAGCGCATCTACCGCGATGTGCGCGTCTGCCAGATCTACGAGGGAACCAGCGACATCCAGAAAATACTGATTGCCCGCGCGCTGGGCTGA
- a CDS encoding rhodanese-like domain-containing protein, with protein MALTTGYKTMVEQAESRIKAYTVDEVRQKLADPRVQLVDLRDVRELEREGVIPGAFHAPRGMIEFWIDPESPYFKPVFGEDREFIFFCAAGWRSALTTDTVQAMGLKPVAHITGGFSAWKAAGAPVEQKPAKAARA; from the coding sequence ATGGCACTGACGACAGGCTACAAGACCATGGTGGAACAGGCCGAATCGCGCATCAAGGCCTATACGGTTGACGAAGTACGGCAGAAGCTGGCCGATCCGCGTGTGCAGCTGGTCGACCTGCGCGACGTGCGTGAACTGGAACGGGAAGGCGTGATACCGGGCGCCTTCCATGCGCCGCGCGGCATGATCGAATTCTGGATCGACCCGGAATCGCCCTACTTCAAGCCGGTCTTCGGCGAAGACCGCGAGTTCATCTTCTTCTGCGCCGCCGGCTGGCGCAGCGCGCTCACCACCGACACCGTGCAGGCCATGGGCCTGAAGCCGGTGGCGCATATCACGGGCGGCTTCTCGGCCTGGAAAGCGGCCGGCGCGCCGGTCGAGCAAAAGCCGGCAAAGGCCGCCAGGGCATGA
- a CDS encoding hydroxymethylglutaryl-CoA lyase, translating into MALPDLPKKVKIVEVGPRDGLQNEKETIPAEIKIELVNRLTAAGFPNIEAASFVSPKWVPQMATSTEVMAGISRKPGVVYSALAPNMKGFEAALAAGADEIVIFGAASEAFSQKNINCSIAESIERFRDVAEATKKNNLRLRAAVSCAFGCPYQGEVPLDAVADVVARLRDLGCDEIDIADTIGVATPRKVHEVMPRVIREFPIGGLSGHFHDTYGQAVANIYASLEVGISIFHSSVAGLGGCPYAKGATGNVATEDVLYLMQGLGIETGVDLNAVVDAGQFIAGHLGRRAASRVGNAIAAKRAQ; encoded by the coding sequence ATGGCACTTCCCGATTTGCCGAAGAAGGTCAAGATCGTCGAGGTCGGTCCGCGCGACGGCCTGCAGAACGAAAAGGAAACCATACCGGCCGAGATCAAGATCGAGCTGGTCAATCGGCTGACCGCGGCCGGCTTTCCGAATATCGAGGCGGCCTCCTTCGTGTCGCCGAAATGGGTGCCGCAGATGGCGACCTCGACCGAGGTCATGGCCGGCATCAGCCGCAAGCCCGGCGTGGTGTACTCGGCGCTGGCGCCCAACATGAAGGGCTTCGAGGCGGCGCTGGCCGCCGGCGCCGACGAGATCGTGATCTTCGGCGCGGCATCCGAAGCCTTCTCGCAGAAGAACATCAACTGCTCGATCGCGGAATCGATCGAGCGCTTCCGCGACGTCGCCGAAGCGACCAAGAAGAACAATCTGCGCCTGCGCGCCGCGGTCAGCTGCGCCTTCGGCTGCCCCTACCAGGGCGAGGTGCCGCTGGACGCGGTGGCCGACGTGGTGGCCCGCCTGCGCGACCTGGGCTGCGACGAGATCGACATCGCCGATACCATCGGCGTGGCCACGCCGAGGAAGGTGCATGAAGTGATGCCGCGCGTGATCCGCGAGTTTCCGATCGGCGGCCTGTCGGGTCACTTCCACGATACCTACGGCCAGGCGGTGGCCAACATCTACGCCAGCCTGGAAGTGGGCATCAGCATCTTCCATTCCTCGGTGGCCGGCCTGGGCGGCTGCCCGTATGCCAAGGGCGCCACCGGCAATGTCGCCACCGAGGACGTGCTCTACCTGATGCAGGGCCTGGGCATCGAGACCGGCGTGGACCTGAATGCGGTGGTCGATGCCGGCCAGTTCATCGCCGGCCATCTCGGCAGGCGCGCCGCCAGCCGGGTCGGCAATGCCATTGCCGCGAAGCGGGCACAATGA
- the bioF gene encoding 8-amino-7-oxononanoate synthase, translating into MNELLNRLQAGLDALDAQSLRRRRRTVHTRCAPDTDADGQPLLAFCSNDYLGLASHPGIVAALQEGAARYGAGSGASHLISGHGLAHARLEDELAAFLAPHLEAPRALLFSTGYMANLAVLSVLGGRDTELFSEELNHASLIDGARLSRAAVSIYPHGDLDALEALLKASRAQNRIVVTDSVFSMDGDIAPLPQLLALCERHGAWLVVDDAHGFGMLGAHGRGALEHFNLRSPQLVYMGTLGKAAGVSGAFVAAHDTVIEWLVQRARPYIYTTASPPALAHALSASLALIAGEEGARRRAHLNQLVTGFRAALRLKRWQLMPSDTAIQPVCIGASGTALAASAALQRGGFWVPAIRPPTVPRDTARLRVTFSAAHALEDMQRLANALRLAEEECDVG; encoded by the coding sequence ATGAATGAGCTGTTGAACCGTCTGCAGGCCGGCCTGGACGCGCTGGATGCGCAATCGCTGCGCCGCCGCCGGCGCACCGTGCACACCCGCTGCGCGCCCGATACCGACGCCGACGGCCAGCCGCTGCTGGCCTTCTGCAGCAACGACTATCTCGGCCTGGCCTCGCACCCGGGCATCGTCGCCGCGCTGCAGGAAGGCGCGGCGCGCTATGGCGCCGGCAGCGGCGCTTCCCACCTGATCAGCGGCCATGGCCTGGCCCATGCCAGGCTGGAGGACGAGCTGGCGGCCTTCCTGGCGCCGCATCTGGAAGCGCCGCGAGCGCTGCTGTTTTCCACTGGCTACATGGCCAACCTGGCGGTGCTGTCGGTCCTGGGTGGGCGCGATACAGAGCTGTTTTCCGAAGAGCTCAACCATGCGTCACTGATCGATGGCGCCAGGCTGTCGCGCGCCGCAGTCAGCATCTATCCGCACGGCGACCTCGACGCGCTGGAAGCGCTGCTCAAGGCTAGCCGCGCTCAGAACCGCATCGTGGTCACCGACAGCGTCTTCAGCATGGATGGCGACATCGCGCCGCTGCCGCAGCTGCTGGCGCTGTGCGAGCGCCATGGCGCCTGGCTGGTGGTGGACGATGCGCATGGCTTCGGCATGCTGGGCGCGCACGGCCGCGGCGCGCTTGAGCATTTCAACCTGCGCTCGCCGCAACTGGTGTACATGGGCACGCTGGGCAAGGCCGCCGGCGTGTCCGGCGCCTTCGTCGCGGCGCATGACACCGTCATCGAATGGCTGGTGCAGCGCGCCCGTCCCTACATCTACACCACGGCCTCGCCGCCGGCGCTGGCCCATGCGCTGTCGGCCAGCCTGGCATTGATCGCCGGCGAGGAGGGCGCCAGGCGCCGCGCCCATCTGAACCAACTGGTAACGGGCTTTCGGGCCGCGCTGCGGCTGAAACGCTGGCAACTGATGCCATCCGATACCGCCATCCAGCCGGTCTGCATCGGCGCATCAGGCACCGCGCTGGCCGCCAGCGCGGCATTGCAGCGCGGCGGCTTCTGGGTGCCGGCGATTCGTCCGCCGACGGTGCCGCGCGACACCGCCCGCCTGCGGGTGACCTTCTCGGCAGCGCATGCGCTGGAAGACATGCAGCGCTTGGCCAATGCACTGCGGCTGGCGGAGGAGGAATGCGATGTCGGCTAA
- a CDS encoding glyoxylate/hydroxypyruvate reductase A, giving the protein MKIVFHATGGRPEPWLADLAASIPGADVRAWQEGDTAPADYAVVWQPPRAMLSGRTDLKAIFNLGAGVDGIMALGDALPAGVPVVRLDDAGMGVQMAEYVSHAVLRYFRRFDEYAMQQQAGQWRFLKPHDKLSFTVGILGLGILGSRIAQSLRDFGFPLHGWSRSPKEVAGVTCHAGEEGLDAFLAASRVLVCILPLTEETRGILNRATLEKLPQGAYLVNVARGAHLVEEDLLALVQSGHIAGATLDVFREEPLPPAHPFWREPRITITPHAAAVTLRGDSVRQIAGKIAQLQRGEAIAGVVDPQKGY; this is encoded by the coding sequence ATGAAGATAGTGTTCCATGCAACCGGCGGCAGGCCGGAACCCTGGCTGGCCGACCTGGCCGCCAGCATCCCTGGCGCCGATGTGCGCGCCTGGCAGGAAGGCGACACTGCGCCGGCCGACTATGCCGTGGTGTGGCAGCCGCCGCGCGCCATGCTGTCGGGCCGCACCGACCTCAAGGCCATCTTCAACCTCGGCGCCGGCGTCGACGGCATCATGGCGCTGGGCGACGCGCTGCCGGCCGGCGTGCCGGTGGTGCGGCTGGACGATGCCGGCATGGGCGTGCAGATGGCCGAGTACGTCAGCCATGCGGTGCTGCGCTATTTCCGGCGCTTCGATGAATATGCAATGCAGCAGCAGGCAGGGCAGTGGCGCTTCCTGAAGCCGCATGACAAGCTTAGTTTCACCGTCGGCATCCTCGGCCTGGGCATCCTCGGCAGCCGCATCGCGCAAAGCCTGCGCGACTTCGGCTTTCCCTTGCATGGCTGGAGCCGCAGCCCCAAGGAGGTGGCCGGCGTGACCTGCCATGCCGGCGAGGAAGGGCTGGACGCCTTCCTGGCGGCCAGCAGGGTGCTGGTCTGCATCCTGCCGCTGACCGAGGAAACCCGCGGCATCCTGAACCGTGCCACACTGGAGAAGCTGCCGCAGGGCGCCTATCTCGTCAATGTGGCGCGCGGCGCGCACCTGGTCGAGGAAGACCTGCTGGCGCTGGTGCAGTCGGGCCACATCGCCGGCGCCACGCTGGACGTGTTCCGCGAGGAGCCGCTGCCGCCGGCGCACCCTTTCTGGCGGGAGCCGCGCATTACCATCACGCCGCATGCGGCCGCCGTCACCCTGCGTGGCGACAGCGTGCGCCAGATCGCCGGCAAGATCGCCCAGCTGCAGCGCGGCGAAGCCATTGCCGGCGTGGTCGATCCACAGAAAGGATACTGA
- a CDS encoding acetyl-CoA C-acetyltransferase: MNDPIVIVGAARTPMGAFQGDFSSLSASDLGAVAIRAAVERAGVPADQVQDVLFGNCLMAGQGQAPARQAAIKAGIPVSAGAVTMSKMCGSAMQAVIYGHDSIVAGTNDVVVAGGMESMTNAPYLIPKARSGYRIGHGMMYDHMMLDGLEDAYEKGRSMGTFAEECVAKYQFSRADQDAFAIDSVKRAQAATADGSFQWEIAPVTVPGRNGDTVIDKDEGPLKAKLDKIAALKPAFKKDGTITAASSSSINDGAAAVVLMRESTAKKLGCTPLAKIVAHTRHSQEPNLFTTAPVGAIAKLYEKTGWNTREVDLFEVNEAFAAVAMAAMNEHGIPHDKINIHGGACALGHPIGASGARIIVTLIGALKKTGGKRGVAALCIGGGEATAMAIEMM; this comes from the coding sequence ATGAACGACCCCATCGTTATCGTCGGCGCCGCACGCACCCCCATGGGCGCATTCCAGGGCGATTTTTCTTCGCTGTCGGCCAGCGATCTGGGCGCAGTGGCAATCCGCGCCGCGGTCGAGCGCGCCGGCGTGCCGGCCGACCAGGTGCAGGATGTCCTGTTCGGCAACTGCCTGATGGCAGGCCAGGGCCAGGCCCCGGCGCGCCAGGCGGCGATCAAGGCCGGCATCCCGGTATCGGCCGGCGCGGTCACGATGTCCAAGATGTGCGGCTCGGCGATGCAGGCAGTGATCTATGGCCATGATTCCATCGTGGCCGGCACCAATGACGTGGTGGTGGCGGGCGGCATGGAATCGATGACCAATGCGCCCTACCTGATCCCGAAGGCGCGCAGCGGCTATCGCATCGGCCACGGCATGATGTACGACCACATGATGCTGGACGGCCTGGAAGACGCGTATGAGAAGGGCCGCTCGATGGGCACTTTCGCCGAGGAATGCGTGGCCAAGTACCAGTTCTCGCGCGCCGACCAGGACGCCTTCGCGATCGACTCGGTCAAGCGCGCCCAGGCCGCCACTGCCGACGGCTCCTTCCAGTGGGAAATCGCGCCGGTGACCGTGCCGGGCCGCAACGGCGATACCGTGATCGACAAGGACGAAGGCCCGCTCAAGGCCAAGCTGGACAAGATCGCCGCGCTGAAGCCGGCCTTCAAGAAGGACGGCACCATTACCGCCGCTTCGTCCTCCTCCATCAACGACGGCGCCGCCGCCGTGGTGCTGATGCGTGAATCCACCGCGAAGAAGCTGGGCTGCACGCCGCTGGCCAAAATCGTCGCGCACACCCGTCATTCGCAGGAACCCAACTTGTTCACCACCGCCCCGGTGGGCGCGATCGCCAAGCTGTATGAAAAGACTGGCTGGAACACCAGGGAAGTCGATCTGTTCGAGGTCAACGAGGCATTCGCCGCGGTGGCAATGGCGGCGATGAACGAGCATGGCATCCCGCACGACAAGATCAACATCCATGGCGGCGCCTGCGCGCTGGGCCATCCGATCGGCGCATCGGGCGCGCGCATCATCGTCACCCTGATCGGTGCGTTGAAGAAGACCGGCGGCAAGCGTGGCGTTGCGGCGCTGTGCATCGGCGGCGGCGAAGCCACCGCGATGGCCATCGAGATGATGTAA
- a CDS encoding adenosylmethionine--8-amino-7-oxononanoate transaminase gives MTTTPNSNASDEWMARSLKSVWHRCTQMQHHETMPLVALSHGRGAWLYDHEGQRYLDAISSWWVNLFGHANNRINAALKDQLDLLEHAMLAGFTHEPVVRLSEQLSARTGGALGHCFYASDGASAVEIALKMSFHSWRNQGYTDKLEFVCLQGSYHGETIGALAVTDVKLFRDAYGPLLRGVHVVPTPDARNALDGETPVEVAMRAAAALETLLQQRAGRIAAIIVEPLVQCAAGMAMHDPAYLREVRKLCDRYGVHLIADEIAVGCGRTGSFFACEQAGIWPDFLCLSKGISGGYLPLSLVMSSDAVYRSFYDHDTARGFLHSHSYTGNPLACRAALATLAIFDEDDVINRNHQRAAGLSAALAPLAEDARIANFRNRGMIWAFDVKVEPTGFARRFFTAALKHELLLRPIGRTVYLMPPYVLDEAETALLAERSMAVLDEVVPA, from the coding sequence ATGACCACGACACCGAACAGCAACGCCAGCGATGAATGGATGGCGCGCAGCCTGAAAAGCGTATGGCATCGCTGCACGCAGATGCAGCACCATGAAACCATGCCGCTGGTGGCGCTATCGCATGGCCGCGGCGCCTGGCTGTACGACCACGAGGGGCAGCGCTATCTCGATGCCATCAGTTCCTGGTGGGTCAACCTGTTCGGCCATGCGAACAACCGCATCAATGCGGCGCTGAAGGACCAGCTCGACCTGCTGGAACATGCGATGCTGGCAGGCTTCACCCATGAGCCGGTGGTGAGATTGTCCGAGCAGCTGTCGGCGCGCACCGGCGGCGCGCTCGGGCATTGCTTCTATGCCTCCGACGGTGCGTCGGCGGTGGAGATTGCGCTGAAGATGAGCTTTCACTCCTGGCGCAACCAGGGCTATACCGACAAGCTGGAATTCGTCTGCCTGCAGGGCAGCTATCACGGCGAGACCATCGGCGCGCTGGCGGTGACGGATGTGAAGCTGTTCCGCGATGCCTACGGGCCGCTGCTGCGCGGCGTGCATGTGGTGCCGACGCCCGATGCGCGCAATGCGCTGGATGGCGAGACGCCGGTCGAGGTGGCCATGCGCGCCGCCGCGGCGCTGGAAACCCTGCTGCAGCAGCGCGCCGGCCGCATCGCGGCCATCATCGTCGAGCCGCTGGTGCAATGCGCGGCCGGCATGGCCATGCATGACCCGGCCTACCTGCGCGAAGTGCGCAAGCTCTGCGACCGTTACGGCGTGCACCTGATCGCCGACGAGATCGCGGTCGGCTGCGGCCGCACCGGCAGCTTCTTCGCCTGCGAGCAAGCCGGCATCTGGCCCGACTTCCTGTGCCTGTCCAAGGGCATCTCCGGCGGCTACCTGCCGCTGTCGCTGGTGATGAGCAGCGATGCGGTCTACCGCTCTTTCTACGACCACGATACTGCGCGCGGTTTCCTGCATTCCCATTCCTATACCGGCAATCCGCTGGCCTGCCGGGCCGCGCTGGCGACGCTGGCCATCTTCGACGAGGACGATGTGATCAACCGTAACCACCAGCGCGCCGCCGGGCTCTCGGCCGCGCTGGCGCCGCTGGCGGAGGATGCGCGCATCGCCAACTTCCGCAACCGCGGCATGATCTGGGCCTTCGATGTGAAGGTCGAGCCGACCGGTTTTGCGCGCCGCTTCTTCACCGCCGCGCTGAAGCATGAACTGCTGCTGCGGCCGATCGGCCGCACGGTCTACCTGATGCCGCCCTATGTGCTGGACGAGGCCGAAACCGCGCTGCTGGCCGAGCGCTCGATGGCCGTACTGGATGAGGTGGTGCCCGCATGA
- the bioD gene encoding dethiobiotin synthase — MSANTHQPAWFVTGTDTEIGKTLVASALTHACAATGLRTAAMKPIAAGAEWRSGELHNDDVAQLAAADSAGLPRAWTTPYLLREAAAPHIAAALEGVSFDPAHLLACYRQVAAAADAVVVEGVGGFRVPLTDGFDTADLAQLLALPVVLVVGMRLGCINHALLTAEAIAARGLVLAGWVANTPAAAMPHLDANIEALAARLPAPLLGRVPRLAQPSAAAAAACLDFTCLPGWPRTGAASL, encoded by the coding sequence ATGTCGGCTAATACCCATCAACCCGCCTGGTTCGTCACCGGCACCGATACCGAGATCGGCAAGACCCTGGTTGCCAGCGCGCTGACCCATGCCTGCGCCGCCACCGGCCTGCGCACCGCCGCGATGAAGCCGATCGCCGCCGGGGCCGAGTGGCGTAGCGGCGAACTGCATAACGATGACGTGGCCCAGCTTGCCGCCGCCGACAGCGCCGGACTGCCGCGCGCCTGGACCACGCCCTACCTGCTGCGCGAAGCCGCGGCGCCGCACATCGCGGCGGCGCTGGAAGGCGTATCCTTCGATCCGGCCCATCTGCTGGCCTGTTATCGCCAGGTGGCCGCTGCCGCCGACGCGGTAGTGGTCGAAGGCGTGGGCGGATTCCGCGTGCCGCTCACCGACGGCTTCGACACCGCCGACCTGGCGCAACTGCTGGCATTGCCGGTGGTGCTGGTGGTCGGCATGCGGCTAGGCTGCATCAACCATGCCCTCCTGACCGCCGAGGCGATCGCCGCGCGCGGACTCGTGCTGGCGGGCTGGGTTGCCAACACGCCGGCTGCGGCCATGCCGCATCTGGACGCCAATATCGAGGCGCTGGCCGCTAGGCTGCCGGCGCCGCTACTGGGCCGGGTACCACGGCTGGCGCAGCCCAGCGCCGCCGCCGCTGCCGCCTGCCTGGACTTCACCTGCCTGCCGGGCTGGCCCCGGACAGGCGCTGCCTCACTTTGA
- a CDS encoding 2-hydroxychromene-2-carboxylate isomerase, whose translation MAGPIDFYFDFSSPYAYFAASRIEQLAVDNGRLVQWHPVLLGVVFRTVGTAALTSYPLKGEYSFHDFERTARFHGIPYNRPPRFPLPTQVAARAMLWTAEHVGEARAIELAQALFRAMFVDGVAIDEEKEVIKAGTAIGLDPDALAAGQDSAPVRERLRAETQDALARGVFGAPFMIVDGESFWGFDRFNQLDAFLKGDLQRTGD comes from the coding sequence ATGGCCGGACCGATCGACTTTTACTTCGACTTTTCCTCGCCCTATGCCTATTTCGCCGCCAGCCGCATCGAGCAGCTGGCGGTGGACAATGGCCGGCTGGTGCAATGGCATCCGGTGCTGCTGGGCGTGGTGTTTCGCACCGTCGGCACCGCGGCGCTGACCAGCTACCCGCTCAAGGGCGAGTACTCCTTCCATGATTTCGAGCGCACTGCGCGCTTTCACGGCATACCGTACAATCGGCCGCCGCGTTTTCCGCTGCCGACCCAGGTCGCCGCCCGCGCCATGCTGTGGACCGCCGAACACGTCGGCGAGGCGCGCGCCATCGAGCTGGCGCAGGCGCTGTTTCGCGCCATGTTCGTCGATGGCGTGGCGATCGACGAGGAGAAGGAAGTGATCAAGGCCGGCACCGCGATCGGCCTGGACCCGGATGCGCTGGCGGCCGGGCAGGACAGCGCGCCGGTGCGCGAGCGGCTGCGCGCCGAAACCCAGGATGCGCTGGCGCGTGGCGTGTTCGGCGCGCCCTTCATGATCGTGGATGGGGAATCCTTCTGGGGATTCGATCGTTTCAACCAGCTCGACGCCTTTCTCAAGGGCGACCTGCAACGCACAGGAGATTAA